One window of the Salvia miltiorrhiza cultivar Shanhuang (shh) chromosome 6, IMPLAD_Smil_shh, whole genome shotgun sequence genome contains the following:
- the LOC130987723 gene encoding WUSCHEL-related homeobox 11-like isoform X1, translated as MEDPARATGGSRQQHHGGGGGDASEQPVRSRWTPKPEQILILETIFNSGMVNPPKDETVRIRKLLEKFGSVADANVFYWFQNRRSRSRRRQRQVQATLAADQPPPSRRLPAHHYDQHGFAPPAAANFPPNSFSYAMINSASSSSSSSSSFGLEADDGGADNSGCGGFGFSPYPGLMHELEQNPIFGAAEAPTSQIQPPEKYAEMMTVFFNGVATEVGRGPVDIKSMFGGDFAVFHSSGMAMEANEYGFLVHGLQHGESYFLVPKLP; from the exons ATGGAGGATCCGGCCCGCGCCACCGGCGGCTCCCGGCAGCAGCACcacggcggcggaggcggcgacGCCTCGGAGCAGCCGGTGCGGTCGCGGTGGACGCCGAAGCCGGAGCAAATCCTGATCCTCGAGACCATCTTCAACAGCGGCATGGTCAACCCCCCCAAAGACGAGACCGTCCGAATCCGGAAGCTTCTAGAGAAGTTCGGCTCCGTCGCCGACGCCAACGTCTTCTACTGGTTCCAGAACCGCCGCTCCCGCTCCCGCCGCCGCCAGCGCCAGGTCCAGGCCACCCTCGCCGCCGACCAGCCGCCGCCCAGCCGCCGCCTCCCCGCCCACCACTACGATCAACACGGCTTCGCGCCACCCGCCGCTGCTAATTTCCCGCCTAATTCCTTCTCCTACGCTATGATCAATtccgcttcttcttcttcttcatcttcctcatccTTCGGGCTCGAGGCAGACGACGGCGGCGCCGATAACTCCGGCTGCGGCGGCTTCGGATTCTCGCCCTATCCGGGCCTTATGCATGAGCTCGAGCAAAACCCCATTTTCGGCGCAGCCGAAGCTCCCACCTCCCAAATTCAACCCC CTGAAAAATATGCAGAGATGATGACGGTGTTCTTCAACGGAGTGGCGACGGAGGTCGGGAGAGGGCCGGTGGACATAAAGTCGATGTTCGGCGGCGACTTCGCCGTGTTTCACTCGTCGGGGATGGCGATGGAGGCGAACGAATACGGATTTCTCGTGCATGGATTGCAGCACGGCGAGAGCTACTTTCtg GTTCCAAAGCTTCCTTGA
- the LOC130987723 gene encoding WUSCHEL-related homeobox 11-like isoform X2, which yields MEDPARATGGSRQQHHGGGGGDASEQPVRSRWTPKPEQILILETIFNSGMVNPPKDETVRIRKLLEKFGSVADANVFYWFQNRRSRSRRRQRQVQATLAADQPPPSRRLPAHHYDQHGFAPPAAANFPPNSFSYAMINSASSSSSSSSSFGLEADDGGADNSGCGGFGFSPYPGLMHELEQNPIFGAAEAPTSQIQPQMMTVFFNGVATEVGRGPVDIKSMFGGDFAVFHSSGMAMEANEYGFLVHGLQHGESYFLVPKLP from the exons ATGGAGGATCCGGCCCGCGCCACCGGCGGCTCCCGGCAGCAGCACcacggcggcggaggcggcgacGCCTCGGAGCAGCCGGTGCGGTCGCGGTGGACGCCGAAGCCGGAGCAAATCCTGATCCTCGAGACCATCTTCAACAGCGGCATGGTCAACCCCCCCAAAGACGAGACCGTCCGAATCCGGAAGCTTCTAGAGAAGTTCGGCTCCGTCGCCGACGCCAACGTCTTCTACTGGTTCCAGAACCGCCGCTCCCGCTCCCGCCGCCGCCAGCGCCAGGTCCAGGCCACCCTCGCCGCCGACCAGCCGCCGCCCAGCCGCCGCCTCCCCGCCCACCACTACGATCAACACGGCTTCGCGCCACCCGCCGCTGCTAATTTCCCGCCTAATTCCTTCTCCTACGCTATGATCAATtccgcttcttcttcttcttcatcttcctcatccTTCGGGCTCGAGGCAGACGACGGCGGCGCCGATAACTCCGGCTGCGGCGGCTTCGGATTCTCGCCCTATCCGGGCCTTATGCATGAGCTCGAGCAAAACCCCATTTTCGGCGCAGCCGAAGCTCCCACCTCCCAAATTCAACCCC AGATGATGACGGTGTTCTTCAACGGAGTGGCGACGGAGGTCGGGAGAGGGCCGGTGGACATAAAGTCGATGTTCGGCGGCGACTTCGCCGTGTTTCACTCGTCGGGGATGGCGATGGAGGCGAACGAATACGGATTTCTCGTGCATGGATTGCAGCACGGCGAGAGCTACTTTCtg GTTCCAAAGCTTCCTTGA
- the LOC130987725 gene encoding uncharacterized protein LOC130987725 codes for MSAIDDVEISIFDAAKYFNEGLNDVKRQVDEKKVTNHHHLLQPSVSSPAELGRKKSSALSEASWSSQIALLTASRRWSAAKRWFLRRRRRNCCCSNGESIRVKEVIARPIVLMDTVKSKASHADADADADADADDVVEIRQIRASDAPRQQRISATGRPFISAAAAVGFTFPILSSAAREDDAGSDASSDLFEIETFSAQTPSSLSSCPIHCLCDSHAERKFTPPSNVHRSRLSAATAAGCDGELEENAAASRPTQEEAGGGRGRRKSVDGGATAAEGPASIPSLVGGRPVPAEKLRRGSSRSPPLVAAGG; via the exons A TGAGCGCCATTGACGATGTCGAAATCAGCATTTTTGACGCTGCCAAGTATTTCAACGAAGGATTGAACGACGTGAAGAGACAAGTAGATGAGAAGAAGGTGAcgaatcatcatcatcttcttcagcCATCGGTTTCTTCTCCGGCGGAATTAGGGCGGAAGAAATCCTCGGCGCTGTCGGAGGCCAGCTGGAGCAGCCAAATCGCTCTCCTCACCGCAAGCCGGAGGTGGTCCGCCGCTAAGAGGTGGTTTTtgaggaggaggagaagaaaCTGCTGCTGCAGCAATGGGGAATCGATTCGAGTGAAGGAGGTGATCGCGAGGCCGATCGTGTTGATGGATACCGTGAAATCGAAAGCCTCGCATGCAGATGCGGATGCGGATGCCGACGCCGACGCCGACGACGTCGTTGAGATCCGTCAAATTAGGGCTTCGGATGCGCCACGTCAGCAGCGGATATCGGCGACGGGGAGGCCGTTCAtcagcgccgccgccgccgtcggaTTCACTTTTCCCATCCTCAGCTCCGCCGCGAGGGAGGACGACGCCGGCAGCGACGCCAGCTCGGACCTATTCGAGATTGAAACGTTCTCTGCTCAAACGCCGTCGTCGTTGTCGTCTTGTCCGATCCACTGCCTGTGTGATTCCCACGCGGAGAGAAAATTCACGCCGCCGAGCAACGTCCACCGCAGCCGGCTGAGCGCCGCCACCGCGGCCGGCTGCGATGGGGAATTGGAAGAAAATGCGGCCGCGTCGAGGCCGACGCAGGAGGAGGCGGGGGGCGGCCGGGGAAGGAGAAAGAGTGTCGACGGTGGGGCGACTGCGGCGGAGGGACCGGCTTCGATACCGTCGCTTGTAGGTGGGAGGCCCGTGCCGGCTGAAAAGCTGCGGCGGGGGAGCTCCCGATCGCCGCCGTTGGTGGCGGCGGGCGGATGA